A single genomic interval of Cellvibrio sp. PSBB023 harbors:
- a CDS encoding Hpt domain-containing protein codes for MEHLDYDTLDTLRQVMEDDFGLLIDTFIQDSNDRILALRDVISGTDPDPIRRAAHSFKGSSSNVGAIRLMALCSSLEKKAVSNKLEQLEQDLEAIEQEFAQVQELLRALD; via the coding sequence ATGGAACATCTGGATTACGATACTCTCGATACCCTTCGACAAGTGATGGAAGATGATTTTGGTCTCCTGATCGATACCTTTATCCAGGATTCCAATGACCGCATTCTGGCCTTGCGTGATGTTATTTCCGGCACTGACCCGGACCCCATCCGCCGCGCGGCACACAGTTTTAAAGGCAGTAGCAGTAATGTCGGCGCGATTCGTTTGATGGCGTTGTGTTCCAGCCTCGAAAAGAAAGCGGTATCCAATAAGCTTGAGCAGCTTGAGCAAGACCTGGAAGCCATCGAGCAAGAATTTGCACAAGTGCAGGAATTATTGCGCGCCCTCGATTAG
- the flhA gene encoding flagellar biosynthesis protein FlhA: MALPTFNQFNNFNGRAALGSLRGMGRGNLGIPFLLMMLLAMIILPIPPLLLDMFFTFNIALALVVLLVSIYSMRPLDFAAFPAILLIATLLRLGLNVASTRVVLLEGHEGGDAAGKVIEAFGAVVIGGNLAVGIVVFIILMIINFVVVTKGAGRISEVSARFTLDAMPGKQMAIDADLNAGLIDQDQARTRRQEVASEADFYGAMDGASKFVRGDAVAGIMIMFINIVGGLAIGMAQHGLPFGEAFEKYTILTIGDGLVAQIPGLLLSVASAILVTRVNSSQEMGAQVVSQMFASPKALAVSGIMLIVMGSIPGMPHVAFLGLGIICAALAYYIHWRKQQPAVVEDNSFIPAGTRVASDMPAAGVAAGSANLAPQRSAPALPPGTPESPELGWDDVQPVDVIGLEVGYRLIPMVDKNQGGELLGRIKGVRKKLSQEMGFLIPSVHIRDNLDLNPTGYRISLMGVSMAEADVYPDRELAINPGQVFGSLDGLKTKDPAFGLDAVWISPNQREQAQTLGYTVVDPSTVVATHLNQILQQHTFELLGHEDVQKLLDMLAKSSPKLVEELVPNTLSINVLLKVLQNLLRERVPIRDIRSIAEALAGSGIKSQDPAALTAMARVSLCRQIVQNIIGNERNLPVITLEPSLEQLLLNTVQQAQKAGADDSAFIEPGLADRLQQSLISVAQKQEMAGRPLVLLVAAPLRPMLSRFVRHSVPDMRVLAYTEVPDNKQISIEASVGADKNS; this comes from the coding sequence ATGGCTCTACCAACGTTCAATCAATTCAATAACTTTAACGGCAGGGCCGCGCTTGGTTCATTGCGTGGCATGGGGCGTGGCAATTTGGGGATTCCCTTTTTGCTGATGATGTTGTTGGCAATGATTATCCTGCCAATCCCGCCCTTGTTATTGGATATGTTTTTTACCTTCAATATTGCCTTGGCACTGGTTGTGTTATTGGTATCCATCTATTCAATGCGCCCGCTGGATTTTGCGGCTTTCCCGGCAATTCTATTGATTGCAACCTTGTTGCGCCTTGGTCTGAACGTCGCGTCTACCCGCGTGGTATTGCTGGAAGGGCATGAGGGTGGTGACGCGGCGGGCAAGGTCATCGAAGCCTTTGGTGCTGTGGTAATTGGCGGAAATTTGGCGGTCGGGATAGTGGTGTTCATTATTTTGATGATCATCAACTTCGTAGTAGTGACCAAGGGTGCGGGTCGTATTTCAGAGGTGAGTGCGCGTTTTACCCTGGACGCCATGCCCGGTAAACAAATGGCGATTGATGCGGATTTGAATGCAGGCTTGATTGATCAGGATCAGGCGCGCACACGTCGTCAGGAAGTGGCCTCCGAAGCGGATTTTTATGGCGCGATGGACGGTGCGAGTAAGTTTGTACGCGGCGACGCCGTTGCCGGCATCATGATTATGTTTATCAATATTGTTGGTGGTCTTGCTATTGGCATGGCACAGCACGGTTTGCCCTTTGGTGAAGCCTTTGAGAAATACACCATCCTTACCATTGGCGATGGATTGGTTGCACAAATCCCCGGCTTATTGCTGTCTGTGGCATCCGCCATTTTGGTAACTCGTGTCAATAGCTCGCAGGAAATGGGCGCACAGGTTGTCAGTCAAATGTTTGCATCGCCCAAGGCGCTGGCGGTGTCTGGCATCATGCTGATTGTGATGGGTTCTATTCCCGGTATGCCCCATGTTGCATTCTTGGGCTTGGGTATTATTTGTGCGGCACTGGCCTATTACATTCATTGGCGCAAGCAGCAGCCAGCCGTGGTTGAAGACAATTCCTTTATCCCCGCAGGCACCCGTGTAGCGAGTGATATGCCGGCAGCTGGCGTGGCAGCGGGCAGTGCAAACCTTGCACCACAGCGCAGTGCGCCTGCGTTGCCTCCCGGTACACCGGAATCGCCGGAACTAGGTTGGGATGATGTGCAGCCTGTCGATGTCATCGGCCTGGAAGTTGGCTATCGCCTGATTCCAATGGTGGATAAAAATCAGGGCGGGGAACTGCTGGGGCGGATTAAAGGTGTCCGTAAGAAACTCTCGCAGGAGATGGGCTTCCTGATTCCCTCAGTACATATTCGTGACAACCTCGACCTGAATCCCACGGGTTATCGCATTAGCCTGATGGGCGTGTCCATGGCAGAAGCTGATGTTTACCCGGATCGCGAGTTGGCGATTAATCCCGGGCAAGTCTTTGGTTCGCTGGATGGTTTAAAAACCAAAGATCCCGCCTTTGGTTTGGATGCGGTCTGGATTAGCCCCAATCAGCGCGAACAGGCACAAACCCTGGGCTATACCGTGGTTGACCCAAGTACTGTTGTGGCGACCCATCTCAACCAGATTCTGCAACAGCACACCTTTGAATTGCTCGGCCATGAGGATGTGCAGAAATTGCTGGACATGCTGGCCAAATCATCACCCAAGTTGGTGGAAGAGTTGGTGCCCAATACCCTGAGCATCAACGTGCTGTTGAAAGTATTGCAAAACCTGCTGCGCGAGCGGGTGCCCATTCGCGATATCCGCTCCATCGCCGAAGCCTTGGCGGGCAGCGGTATAAAGAGTCAAGATCCCGCCGCTTTAACCGCGATGGCCAGGGTCTCGCTCTGCCGCCAAATCGTACAAAACATCATTGGCAACGAGCGAAACCTGCCTGTCATCACGCTTGAACCCAGCTTGGAACAGTTATTGCTAAATACCGTTCAGCAGGCACAAAAAGCTGGCGCTGATGACAGTGCGTTCATTGAGCCAGGGTTAGCAGACCGGTTGCAGCAATCATTAATCAGTGTTGCGCAAAAGCAGGAAATGGCGGGTCGCCCCTTGGTTCTATTGGTTGCTGCACCTTTGCGCCCCATGTTGTCCCGTTTTGTTCGTCACAGCGTTCCGGATATGCGTGTATTGGCTTATACCGAAGTGCCTGACAACAAACAAATCAGCATTGAGGCCAGTGTTGGTGCTGATAAAAACAGCTGA
- the fliO gene encoding flagellar biosynthetic protein FliO gives MSPALFMMLKRLFCAGLCCIALYSYADPASDTPVAATESQPQSAAPTSAQANATSTTATPITATPVATSPAAINATPIGGGRHLVSVTLALFGIIALIVAISWFVKRFGQGGFTQNQHIKIISAMPLGTRERILLVDAGGQQLLLGITATTINTLHVFNEPVVLAEKDDRASDFSRKLMTILQQKSPGANGEQNNNNDSAAR, from the coding sequence ATGAGCCCCGCATTGTTTATGATGTTAAAACGGTTGTTTTGTGCGGGGCTATGTTGCATAGCGCTGTACTCTTACGCTGATCCCGCAAGCGATACGCCAGTCGCTGCAACTGAATCCCAACCGCAATCGGCAGCGCCGACATCCGCACAAGCAAACGCAACATCCACTACCGCAACACCTATTACAGCAACACCGGTTGCAACAAGCCCAGCCGCGATTAACGCTACTCCCATTGGCGGCGGTCGCCACTTGGTGAGCGTAACTCTGGCACTGTTTGGCATTATCGCGCTGATTGTGGCGATTTCCTGGTTTGTAAAACGGTTTGGTCAGGGTGGATTTACCCAGAATCAGCACATCAAAATTATATCGGCCATGCCGCTGGGCACGCGCGAACGCATCTTATTGGTGGATGCCGGTGGCCAACAGTTATTATTGGGAATTACCGCCACCACCATTAATACCTTGCATGTCTTTAATGAGCCGGTTGTGCTGGCGGAAAAAGATGATCGTGCATCTGATTTCAGTCGCAAGTTAATGACCATCCTGCAACAAAAATCACCGGGCGCAAATGGCGAACAAAATAACAACAACGATTCGGCAGCAAGGTAA
- the flhB gene encoding flagellar biosynthesis protein FlhB produces MAEDDDSSQEKTEEASARKLEKAREEGQVPRSRDLTTTAVLMIAAIGLYVFAEFMANKIIGISRENFTLTRAAIYDPNAMIAHLASAIYDGLFSIAPLMALLLIASIVGPIALGGWNYSAKAMEPKLSRMDPLAGIKRMFSVKSLIELLKALAKVLVILGATIFVLKFFAQDMFRLVDESTNIAIIHSLEISILATIALCATTIAIAAIDVPIQIYEYNKKLKMSRQDQKDESKDTDGKPEVKGRIRQLQREMAQRRMMSNVPQADVIITNPEHFSVALRYDPETMETPLMIAKGGDHTALKIREIAKAHNIEIIQSPVLARAIFYTTDVDQEIPSGLYLAVAQVLAYVFQLRNYRKGKGDRPIYPRNINVPRDLRYNASGKVD; encoded by the coding sequence ATGGCCGAAGATGACGACAGCAGCCAGGAAAAAACGGAAGAGGCCAGTGCCCGAAAACTCGAAAAGGCGCGCGAAGAAGGGCAGGTTCCCCGATCACGCGACCTGACCACCACAGCGGTCTTAATGATTGCAGCCATTGGGTTGTATGTTTTTGCTGAGTTTATGGCGAATAAAATCATCGGTATAAGCCGTGAAAACTTTACCCTGACACGCGCGGCCATTTACGACCCCAACGCAATGATCGCACATTTGGCCAGCGCCATTTACGATGGCCTGTTTAGTATTGCCCCACTAATGGCGCTCTTGCTGATAGCCTCTATTGTTGGCCCTATTGCGCTGGGCGGCTGGAATTACAGTGCCAAAGCCATGGAGCCAAAACTCAGCCGTATGGACCCTCTCGCCGGTATTAAACGCATGTTTTCGGTGAAATCCTTGATCGAATTATTGAAAGCGCTGGCCAAGGTATTGGTGATTTTGGGGGCGACTATTTTTGTGCTGAAATTTTTTGCGCAGGATATGTTTCGCCTGGTTGATGAAAGCACCAATATTGCGATTATCCACTCATTGGAAATATCCATTCTTGCGACCATTGCGCTGTGCGCAACAACCATTGCTATTGCGGCGATCGATGTGCCGATCCAAATCTACGAATACAATAAAAAATTAAAAATGTCGCGGCAGGATCAAAAAGATGAATCCAAAGATACTGATGGCAAGCCGGAAGTCAAAGGCCGTATTCGTCAATTGCAACGGGAAATGGCGCAGCGCCGCATGATGTCCAATGTGCCGCAAGCAGACGTGATTATCACCAACCCGGAACACTTTTCTGTCGCGTTGCGATACGACCCTGAAACCATGGAAACGCCGCTAATGATCGCCAAAGGTGGCGATCACACGGCATTAAAAATTCGCGAAATTGCCAAGGCGCACAATATCGAAATCATTCAATCTCCCGTATTGGCGCGGGCGATTTTTTATACCACCGATGTGGATCAGGAAATTCCCTCTGGCCTTTATCTTGCCGTTGCACAAGTATTGGCCTATGTGTTCCAGCTGCGCAATTACCGCAAAGGTAAGGGCGACAGGCCGATTTACCCACGCAACATCAATGTTCCGCGCGATCTGCGTTACAACGCATCGGGCAAGGTGGATTAA
- the fliN gene encoding flagellar motor switch protein FliN, producing MASDDIDQDSMADDWAAAMAEQAEVDEAAASPVTFDELKDEVLRQPAGSPDLDVILDIPVSISMEVGRTSITIRNLLQLNQGSVIELDRLAGEPLDVLVNGTLIAHGEVVVVNEKFGIRMTDVISPAERIKKLR from the coding sequence ATGGCAAGTGATGATATCGATCAGGATTCAATGGCGGACGATTGGGCCGCTGCTATGGCTGAGCAGGCCGAAGTCGATGAGGCAGCAGCCAGCCCTGTGACCTTTGATGAGTTAAAAGATGAAGTGCTAAGGCAGCCCGCCGGTAGCCCCGACCTGGATGTTATTCTGGATATTCCCGTATCCATTTCCATGGAAGTAGGGCGTACCTCTATTACCATCCGCAATTTATTGCAGCTCAACCAAGGCTCGGTGATTGAGTTGGATCGCCTTGCCGGCGAACCGCTGGATGTGCTGGTCAATGGCACTCTGATCGCACACGGAGAAGTCGTTGTGGTCAATGAAAAATTCGGTATTCGTATGACCGATGTGATTAGCCCTGCAGAGCGCATTAAAAAATTGCGTTAG
- the fliR gene encoding flagellar biosynthetic protein FliR, with amino-acid sequence MQELVISEEQLMQFIGQYIWPLMRISAFYFAVPVIGARTVPARVRIILSLFTVIILVPVLPPAPVVSFLSAQGFMMVIQEVLIGLVLGFCMQVVMHVFVLAGQFIAMKMGLGFAAMNDPSSGVSVTILSQFYLLLSTLLFLSVNGHLVVLQLMIDSYNTFPIGGAGMNDAHFSTIVGMGSWLFSAALLITLPLFTSLLIVNMSFGVMSRSAPQMNVFTVGFPITLILGFILMWFTFANFLPVYFDIMEEGIGVLRTLALTP; translated from the coding sequence ATGCAAGAACTGGTTATCAGCGAAGAGCAACTCATGCAATTTATCGGTCAGTATATCTGGCCGTTAATGCGTATTAGTGCATTCTATTTTGCGGTGCCGGTGATTGGGGCGCGTACCGTACCGGCGCGCGTGCGTATTATTTTATCGCTCTTTACCGTCATTATTCTTGTGCCCGTATTACCACCAGCGCCCGTAGTGTCTTTTTTATCGGCACAGGGTTTTATGATGGTGATTCAAGAGGTGTTAATTGGTCTCGTCCTGGGTTTTTGTATGCAGGTGGTGATGCATGTTTTTGTGCTGGCGGGGCAATTCATCGCCATGAAAATGGGTTTGGGCTTTGCTGCCATGAATGACCCTTCCAGCGGTGTGAGTGTGACTATTTTGTCGCAGTTTTATTTGTTGCTGTCCACCTTACTGTTTCTCAGTGTTAATGGGCATTTGGTGGTCTTGCAATTAATGATTGATAGTTACAACACCTTTCCCATTGGTGGCGCTGGGATGAATGACGCGCATTTTTCCACCATAGTAGGAATGGGTTCCTGGTTATTCAGTGCAGCCTTATTAATTACGCTGCCACTGTTTACCTCATTATTAATTGTGAATATGTCTTTTGGTGTGATGAGCCGTTCGGCACCACAAATGAACGTCTTTACCGTGGGCTTTCCCATCACCCTGATTCTGGGGTTTATTTTAATGTGGTTTACCTTTGCCAACTTCCTGCCGGTGTATTTCGACATTATGGAAGAGGGTATTGGTGTGCTGCGCACTTTGGCACTAACTCCTTAG
- the fliM gene encoding flagellar motor switch protein FliM, whose protein sequence is MQDLLSQDEIDALLHGVDDGDIDTDSDAEPGTVKSYDLTSQDRIVRGRMPTLEMINERFARYTRISMFNLLRRTADVSVGGVQIQKFGEYVHTLYVPTSLNMVKFRPLRGTALIILDARLVFKLVDNFFGGDGRHAKIEGREFTPTELRVVQMVLNQAFTDLTEAWKAVFPIHFEYVHSEVNPSLANIVSPSEVVVVSTFHIELDGGGGEMHITVPYSMIEPIREVLDAGLQSDSDEHDERWEKALREDVLSAKVDLECDIVRRDITLRDIVDLKEGDIIPVDFPDYHVLTANGVPMFRTQLGQSNGFLSLKIREFIDRSSAYNITGTKAEQIASMKGEGQATTKGEKNGK, encoded by the coding sequence GTGCAAGATTTACTCTCGCAAGACGAAATCGATGCGCTCCTCCATGGCGTCGACGACGGCGATATAGATACCGACTCGGACGCAGAACCGGGTACGGTCAAATCCTATGACCTCACCAGTCAGGATCGTATTGTGCGTGGGCGTATGCCCACGCTGGAAATGATTAACGAGCGTTTTGCCCGTTACACTCGCATCAGTATGTTCAACCTTTTACGGCGCACGGCAGATGTATCCGTCGGCGGTGTGCAAATTCAAAAGTTTGGCGAATACGTTCACACACTCTACGTGCCCACCAGTTTGAATATGGTGAAGTTTCGCCCTCTGCGCGGTACGGCGTTAATTATTCTTGATGCGCGTCTGGTTTTTAAACTGGTCGATAATTTTTTTGGTGGCGATGGTCGCCATGCAAAAATTGAAGGGCGTGAATTTACTCCCACAGAACTGCGCGTTGTGCAAATGGTATTAAACCAGGCATTTACCGATTTAACCGAAGCCTGGAAAGCGGTATTTCCCATTCACTTTGAATACGTACATTCGGAAGTAAACCCCTCGCTCGCCAATATTGTCAGCCCCAGCGAAGTGGTGGTGGTGAGTACATTTCATATCGAGTTGGATGGCGGTGGGGGTGAAATGCACATCACCGTGCCTTACTCCATGATTGAACCCATCCGCGAAGTATTGGATGCCGGTTTACAAAGCGACAGTGATGAGCACGATGAGCGCTGGGAAAAAGCCCTGCGTGAAGATGTGCTCTCTGCCAAAGTAGATTTGGAGTGCGACATAGTGCGTCGCGATATTACGCTGCGCGATATAGTCGATTTAAAAGAAGGCGATATTATTCCGGTGGATTTTCCGGACTATCACGTACTCACGGCAAACGGCGTACCTATGTTCAGGACGCAGTTGGGACAATCAAACGGTTTTCTCTCATTAAAAATTCGTGAATTTATTGATCGCAGCAGTGCTTACAACATAACAGGCACCAAAGCTGAACAGATCGCAAGTATGAAAGGCGAAGGCCAAGCGACAACCAAGGGTGAAAAAAATGGCAAGTGA
- the fliL gene encoding flagellar basal body-associated protein FliL, translating into MAQAPKKANDAGGDADAGKKKKKLLLLIGLAVALVAVSVGGTVVALKVLAPPAAETNAEHAAPAPTLAQAIYFEMTPNFTINFTVNGRQRYLQAAITLMYRDPALESLLSLHMPAIRNGLVMLFSGKSFDELQTPEGKEKLKAEALVVIQTLLKKEQDALVASGETKGVSLANVEQVLFTNFVMQ; encoded by the coding sequence ATGGCTCAGGCCCCCAAAAAAGCAAACGATGCCGGTGGCGACGCCGATGCTGGTAAGAAAAAGAAAAAACTGCTGTTGTTGATCGGCTTGGCTGTAGCGCTGGTTGCTGTCTCTGTGGGAGGAACCGTTGTTGCTCTGAAAGTCTTGGCACCACCAGCGGCTGAAACAAATGCCGAGCATGCTGCGCCAGCGCCCACCTTGGCACAGGCGATCTATTTTGAAATGACCCCCAATTTCACCATCAACTTTACCGTTAACGGGCGTCAGCGCTATTTGCAGGCCGCCATCACCCTCATGTATCGCGATCCGGCGTTGGAAAGTTTGCTGAGCTTGCATATGCCCGCCATACGCAATGGGTTGGTAATGTTGTTTAGCGGCAAGAGTTTTGATGAGCTGCAAACACCTGAAGGCAAAGAGAAACTCAAAGCTGAGGCCTTGGTCGTGATCCAAACCCTGTTAAAGAAAGAACAAGACGCCCTGGTTGCCAGCGGGGAAACCAAAGGTGTATCGCTTGCCAATGTTGAGCAGGTTTTGTTCACCAATTTTGTAATGCAATAA
- a CDS encoding flagellar hook-length control protein FliK yields the protein MNNGSLLDNLLATSSASTVNKKTTRTQKPGSATDGFQSTLDQVRPKVAARTTDTRANAADTRARAAQSRADAQSRADGQSRADNAAVKRDASAQASNKTANRPERPDNSGVESSKPQTPGSKQKTQTDAASTDDQTATEQAAVGLVQPQDVQDAAPNALLSGVLAGLAGMSDAVGEGEGEASTEEELLDVSLLPSNPIPEDVLASILNPAAQTDVILPPALASQIAGVMGSASGATPLAAAAGNGITSGLLNPDGTEAIALEITPETDGEPLLADGEASDNPDLLLLNSKSIMNKLAEANAGSLDKGAPISDLPKALTTAAPAVESLSRLTEAQSPAARAFVVQTGVPVALGQPQWGQAVGERVLWLAAQNVSAAEIRLDPPELGPMQVRVSVHQDQVSVSFASPHPAVRDVLDQQLNRLREMFAEQGLNLGDVDVSDKSFAQQDQERGESNKNPTPLLDDEDLAPLTSPIVVSNRLVDHYA from the coding sequence ATGAATAATGGCAGCCTCTTGGACAATTTACTGGCTACATCCAGCGCCAGTACAGTCAATAAAAAAACAACCCGGACGCAAAAGCCGGGATCAGCAACAGACGGCTTCCAAAGTACCCTGGATCAAGTGCGGCCAAAAGTTGCCGCCCGCACGACAGACACGCGAGCCAATGCCGCGGATACACGCGCACGCGCCGCACAATCCAGAGCGGATGCCCAGTCTCGAGCAGATGGACAGTCTCGAGCAGATAATGCTGCCGTTAAACGCGATGCTTCCGCGCAGGCATCCAACAAAACCGCCAATCGACCCGAGCGCCCTGACAATAGCGGGGTGGAATCCAGCAAGCCCCAAACTCCCGGAAGCAAACAGAAAACCCAGACAGATGCTGCATCGACGGATGATCAAACCGCTACCGAACAAGCTGCTGTGGGGCTAGTGCAACCCCAGGACGTACAAGACGCAGCACCGAACGCATTACTGTCTGGTGTATTGGCCGGCTTGGCGGGTATGAGTGACGCTGTGGGCGAGGGTGAAGGAGAGGCGAGTACGGAGGAGGAGTTGCTGGATGTGAGCTTATTGCCAAGCAATCCAATCCCCGAGGATGTCTTGGCGTCAATACTCAACCCGGCCGCCCAAACAGATGTCATCCTGCCGCCGGCATTGGCTAGCCAAATCGCTGGTGTTATGGGCAGCGCTTCTGGCGCGACTCCTTTGGCTGCCGCTGCGGGCAATGGAATCACAAGCGGATTGCTGAACCCGGATGGTACTGAGGCAATAGCGCTTGAGATAACGCCAGAGACAGACGGCGAACCCTTATTGGCAGACGGGGAGGCCTCCGATAATCCCGATTTGCTGCTGCTCAATAGCAAATCCATCATGAACAAACTGGCTGAGGCCAATGCCGGTTCGCTGGACAAGGGGGCACCGATCAGTGATTTACCCAAAGCATTGACCACTGCCGCACCTGCGGTGGAGTCGCTGAGCCGTTTGACTGAAGCGCAATCGCCCGCTGCCCGTGCCTTTGTTGTGCAGACAGGCGTGCCGGTCGCCCTTGGGCAACCACAATGGGGTCAGGCGGTTGGTGAACGTGTCTTATGGTTGGCGGCGCAAAATGTGAGTGCCGCCGAGATTCGTCTCGACCCGCCCGAACTGGGGCCGATGCAAGTGCGGGTAAGTGTCCATCAGGATCAGGTAAGTGTCAGCTTTGCCAGCCCACATCCCGCTGTGCGCGATGTACTGGATCAGCAATTAAACCGCCTGCGTGAGATGTTTGCGGAGCAGGGGTTGAATCTGGGCGATGTCGATGTCTCGGATAAATCCTTCGCCCAGCAAGACCAGGAGCGCGGTGAGTCAAATAAAAATCCAACCCCTTTGTTGGATGATGAAGACCTCGCACCCTTAACCAGTCCGATTGTTGTTTCCAATCGCCTGGTTGATCATTACGCGTAA
- a CDS encoding fused response regulator/phosphatase, producing the protein MNDVRRLKILVADDTDTDRLILESIVRKEGHSVVSARNGIEAVAVYAAEKPDIVLLDALMPELDGFGAARQIKELAGDELVPIIFLTSLSDTESLVQCLDAGGDDFLSKPYNRVILQAKIKSFNRMREMHSTMLTQRDQIVQYNNRLLQEQMVAKHVFDNVAHSGCLNAGNVRYFLSSLAVFNGDVLVAAMRPSGSMMVLLGDFTGHGLPAAIGAMPLASTFYGMVPKGFSMTDILREINAKLKNILPVGIFCCATIMDINFRKKRLKIWNGGLPDCFIYHHKDRRISAVKSTHLPLGVLSNRAFKDNCEYFELEKEDRIFAWSDGIHEARNSAGDMFGEERLSAVFDNNRQPENLFNEIIESVQQFVGSNEKDDDLSLLEIRMDEPARVNSFAQEASDRFGSSEIEWALGFEVKPTSFKVFDPLPMLLNVLMEVPSLRAFSSTLYTILAELYTNALDHGVLGLDSKLKTTAEGFADYYRLREERLNAVTEGFVRIHITHKTNADGGLLKVRIEDSGEGFDYSERDVNTLSTFGYSGRGIALVEKLCGRVTYLGCGNVVEVDFSWVSDD; encoded by the coding sequence TTAATTCTCGAAAGTATTGTGCGCAAGGAAGGGCATAGTGTGGTGTCCGCACGTAATGGTATTGAAGCCGTTGCCGTCTATGCCGCCGAAAAGCCCGATATCGTTTTGTTGGATGCCCTGATGCCGGAGTTGGATGGCTTTGGTGCGGCGCGACAAATCAAAGAATTGGCGGGCGATGAATTAGTCCCGATTATTTTCCTGACCTCCCTGTCCGATACCGAATCGCTTGTGCAATGCCTGGATGCCGGCGGCGATGACTTTCTCTCCAAGCCTTACAACCGGGTGATACTGCAAGCCAAGATTAAATCCTTCAACCGCATGCGCGAAATGCACAGCACCATGCTCACCCAGCGCGATCAAATCGTGCAGTACAACAATCGCCTGCTGCAAGAGCAAATGGTCGCCAAGCATGTGTTTGATAATGTCGCCCACAGCGGTTGTTTAAATGCAGGCAATGTTCGCTATTTTTTGTCCTCACTCGCGGTTTTTAATGGCGATGTATTGGTTGCCGCCATGCGCCCGTCAGGCAGCATGATGGTATTGCTGGGCGATTTTACCGGCCACGGATTACCCGCTGCCATTGGTGCTATGCCACTGGCCTCTACCTTTTACGGCATGGTGCCAAAAGGGTTTTCCATGACGGATATTTTGCGCGAGATCAACGCGAAGCTGAAAAATATCCTGCCAGTGGGCATTTTCTGCTGCGCGACCATCATGGATATCAACTTCCGTAAAAAGCGCCTGAAAATCTGGAACGGCGGCCTGCCGGATTGTTTTATCTACCACCATAAGGATCGTCGGATCAGCGCGGTGAAATCCACGCATTTGCCCTTGGGGGTGTTGTCCAACCGCGCCTTTAAAGACAACTGCGAATACTTTGAGTTGGAGAAAGAGGATCGCATTTTTGCCTGGTCTGACGGTATTCACGAAGCGCGCAACAGCGCCGGGGATATGTTTGGGGAAGAGCGCTTGAGTGCGGTGTTCGACAATAATCGCCAGCCGGAAAATTTATTTAACGAGATCATTGAGAGCGTTCAACAGTTTGTCGGTAGCAATGAGAAGGATGACGACCTGTCGCTGTTGGAAATCCGCATGGATGAACCGGCGCGGGTAAACAGCTTTGCCCAGGAGGCGAGTGACCGCTTTGGAAGTTCGGAAATTGAATGGGCGCTGGGGTTTGAAGTAAAACCCACCAGCTTTAAAGTGTTTGACCCCTTGCCCATGTTACTGAATGTATTGATGGAAGTGCCCAGCCTGCGCGCGTTTAGCAGTACGCTCTACACCATTCTGGCCGAGCTTTATACCAATGCACTGGATCACGGGGTGCTGGGGCTGGATTCCAAACTCAAAACCACCGCAGAAGGTTTTGCCGATTATTACCGGCTGCGCGAAGAGCGTCTGAATGCGGTCACTGAAGGCTTCGTGCGTATTCATATCACTCACAAAACCAATGCCGATGGCGGATTGTTAAAGGTGCGTATAGAAGACAGCGGTGAAGGATTCGATTACAGCGAGCGCGATGTAAATACCTTATCAACATTTGGTTACAGTGGCCGTGGCATCGCACTTGTGGAGAAACTTTGTGGTAGGGTAACTTACCTTGGCTGCGGCAATGTTGTCGAAGTCGATTTCTCCTGGGTCAGTGATGATTAA
- the fliQ gene encoding flagellar biosynthesis protein FliQ: MLTPEVVMDLFAEAFYLTILMLLVIIGPGLIVGLIVSMFQAATQINEQTLSFLPRLIVTIISLMIAGPWLLTKFMDLFNRLFSSVPSLIG; encoded by the coding sequence ATGTTAACGCCCGAAGTCGTGATGGATTTATTTGCCGAAGCCTTTTACCTCACTATTTTGATGTTGCTCGTGATTATTGGCCCGGGCCTGATTGTGGGGTTGATTGTGAGTATGTTTCAAGCCGCCACTCAAATTAACGAACAAACCTTGAGTTTTTTGCCGCGGTTGATAGTGACCATTATCAGTTTGATGATTGCCGGGCCCTGGTTGTTAACCAAGTTTATGGATTTGTTTAACCGCCTGTTTTCCAGTGTGCCCAGCCTTATTGGTTAG